One window from the genome of Halococcus agarilyticus encodes:
- a CDS encoding DUF6663 family protein — protein sequence MQPTTSGTYRVLSSTRRPDELLLLDVESQDPTYVTTAGYEGELADRVAEVAAGNRIDATLSWDDDAPRFAELSIDSRTTVEFVDGATDVFEVARETWNEARREGAAMNSRVTQDTDGETNGVVYTFAEQAGQRDLYGEFRDGVTPLEPLIDRLGEGAEPPYGVFVIRPAEHPFVLVALALDRDGLLAGTIRDTYVA from the coding sequence ATGCAACCGACGACGTCCGGGACCTACCGCGTGCTTTCGAGTACGCGCAGGCCCGACGAACTCCTCCTGCTCGACGTCGAGAGCCAGGACCCGACTTACGTCACGACCGCAGGCTACGAGGGAGAGCTCGCCGATCGGGTGGCGGAAGTAGCGGCGGGCAACCGGATCGACGCGACGCTGTCGTGGGACGACGACGCGCCGCGGTTCGCGGAGCTTTCGATCGACAGCCGGACCACGGTCGAGTTCGTCGACGGCGCGACCGACGTCTTCGAGGTCGCGCGCGAGACGTGGAACGAGGCGCGACGCGAGGGAGCGGCGATGAACTCGCGGGTGACCCAGGACACCGACGGCGAGACCAATGGGGTGGTTTACACCTTCGCGGAGCAGGCGGGCCAGCGCGATCTCTATGGCGAGTTTCGTGATGGAGTTACCCCTCTGGAGCCGTTGATCGACCGACTGGGAGAGGGTGCGGAGCCACCCTACGGAGTGTTCGTCATCCGGCCGGCGGAGCACCCGTTCGTGCTGGTCGCGCTCGCGCTCGATCGCGACGGGCTGCTCGCGGGGACGATCCGCGATACGTACGTCGCCTGA
- a CDS encoding cobalamin-binding protein — MRIVTLLPSATEIVYALGLEPVGTSHECDYPPEAAEKPAVNRSRVDVEASSAEIDSQVLEAEDGDGVYDIDLDTLDRLDPDLVVSQGICDVCAVDSVLVREAVDELDLDCEVLTTDPHSLGDVFADIQRIGDVTGTQKRADELVTDLEARVDAVAATAEEADERPRVAVLDWTDPVMTAGHWVPEMVDLAGGSFGLAEPGDASRPREWDAIREDDPEVLVVAPCGFDLDQTAENLADLTEREGWDDLTAVREGRAYALDGHQFMNRPGPRLVDSLEHLAALVHPELFDAPPDEAARPLRTLRSEPTAEP; from the coding sequence ATGCGCATCGTCACGCTGCTGCCCTCGGCGACCGAGATCGTCTACGCGCTGGGGCTCGAACCCGTCGGGACCTCCCACGAGTGTGACTACCCGCCCGAAGCGGCCGAAAAGCCCGCGGTCAACCGCTCACGAGTCGACGTCGAGGCGTCGAGCGCCGAGATCGACAGCCAGGTTCTCGAAGCCGAGGACGGTGACGGGGTGTACGACATCGATCTCGACACGCTCGACCGGCTCGATCCCGATCTCGTGGTCTCACAGGGGATCTGTGACGTCTGCGCGGTGGACTCGGTGCTGGTCCGGGAGGCGGTCGACGAACTCGACCTCGACTGCGAAGTACTGACGACCGATCCCCACAGTCTGGGCGACGTCTTTGCGGACATCCAGCGGATCGGCGACGTCACGGGTACTCAGAAACGGGCCGACGAACTCGTCACCGACCTCGAAGCGCGCGTCGATGCCGTCGCGGCCACCGCCGAGGAGGCCGACGAACGCCCGCGCGTGGCAGTCCTCGACTGGACCGATCCCGTGATGACCGCCGGCCACTGGGTGCCTGAAATGGTTGACCTCGCCGGTGGATCGTTCGGTCTCGCGGAACCGGGCGACGCCTCCCGACCCCGCGAGTGGGACGCGATCCGCGAGGACGACCCCGAGGTGCTCGTGGTCGCGCCCTGCGGGTTCGACCTCGATCAGACCGCCGAAAACCTCGCGGACCTGACCGAGCGCGAGGGTTGGGACGATCTCACCGCGGTGCGCGAGGGCCGTGCCTACGCACTCGACGGCCACCAGTTCATGAACCGGCCCGGGCCCCGGCTCGTCGACTCGCTCGAACACCTCGCGGCGCTCGTTCATCCCGAACTGTTCGACGCACCACCGGACGAGGCCGCCCGCCCGCTCCGGACGCTCCGCAGCGAACCCACGGCCGAACCCTGA
- the ubaA gene encoding SAMP-activating enzyme E1, which produces MSGPGLDPTQLDRYSRHVIMDEIGPTGQAELLDARVLVVGAGGLGSPAIQYLAAAGVGELGIADDDTVERSNLQRQIVHADSDVGRKKVDSAADFVTRLNPDVDVVTHDLRVSSGNITELVADYDFVVDGSDNFRTRYLVNDACTLAGVPFSHGAIYRFEGQVTTFTEGSPCYRCLFPEAPPEGTVPDCATVGVLGALPGVVGSIQATETAKHLIGVGETLDGRLLVYDAMDMNFEEVPIAPNPDCPVCGEGGIESVGEVEYTDSCAIAST; this is translated from the coding sequence ATGAGCGGTCCCGGTCTCGATCCGACCCAGCTCGATCGGTACTCCAGACACGTCATCATGGACGAGATCGGTCCGACAGGCCAGGCCGAACTACTCGATGCGCGCGTGCTCGTGGTCGGTGCGGGCGGGCTCGGCTCGCCCGCGATCCAGTATCTCGCCGCTGCGGGCGTCGGCGAACTCGGGATCGCCGACGACGATACCGTGGAGCGATCGAACCTCCAGCGCCAGATCGTCCACGCCGACAGCGACGTCGGCCGGAAGAAAGTCGACAGCGCCGCCGACTTCGTCACCCGGCTGAACCCCGACGTCGATGTCGTGACTCACGACCTGCGCGTCAGCTCCGGCAATATCACCGAGCTCGTCGCCGACTACGACTTCGTGGTCGACGGATCGGACAACTTTCGGACCAGGTATCTCGTGAACGACGCCTGTACGCTCGCCGGCGTTCCCTTCTCTCACGGCGCGATCTATCGCTTCGAGGGGCAAGTCACGACCTTCACCGAGGGATCGCCGTGCTATCGGTGTCTGTTCCCCGAAGCACCGCCCGAGGGCACGGTCCCGGACTGTGCGACTGTCGGCGTGCTCGGCGCGCTTCCCGGGGTGGTGGGCTCGATCCAGGCGACCGAGACCGCGAAGCACCTGATCGGGGTGGGAGAAACCCTCGACGGCCGGCTGCTGGTCTACGACGCGATGGACATGAACTTCGAGGAAGTGCCGATCGCACCGAACCCCGACTGTCCGGTGTGTGGCGAGGGAGGGATCGAGTCGGTCGGTGAAGTCGAGTACACCGACTCCTGTGCGATCGCGTCGACCTGA
- a CDS encoding DUF7282 domain-containing protein, which yields MRTRTLTVALLSALLIASAGTAGALTIGPLQPQESPTNTTTSSGSPVQGGPSVTFDDQASSGQTVLVASATVPEQSFVAVYDSSRSGNETDQIIGASYLLQPGTSDNIRIQLDEPLTESKSLTAVVHTDSNGNGEFDYVSSDGGEDAPLTPEGDRRIVDIAQISVENAGGANESTATDTTVATTDGATNATTAGEMTTGETTADETTAAEPTAEATAAEETTAEETAADETSAATEATSAGETNGSGDSGNSGAFGPGFGPVVAVVALLAAALLVARRRE from the coding sequence ATGCGAACGCGCACACTCACCGTTGCCCTCCTCTCGGCGTTGCTGATCGCGAGCGCCGGGACGGCGGGTGCGCTCACGATCGGCCCCCTTCAGCCCCAGGAATCGCCGACGAACACGACGACCAGTAGCGGCTCGCCGGTCCAGGGCGGTCCGAGCGTCACGTTCGACGACCAGGCCTCGAGCGGCCAGACGGTCCTCGTCGCGTCGGCGACCGTGCCCGAGCAGAGCTTCGTCGCCGTCTACGACAGCAGCCGGTCGGGCAACGAAACCGACCAGATCATCGGCGCGTCGTACCTGCTCCAACCGGGCACGTCGGACAACATCCGGATCCAGCTCGACGAGCCGCTCACCGAATCGAAGTCGCTGACCGCGGTCGTCCACACCGACAGCAACGGCAACGGCGAGTTCGACTACGTCTCCTCGGACGGCGGGGAGGACGCGCCGCTCACCCCCGAGGGCGACCGTCGGATCGTCGACATCGCCCAGATCTCCGTCGAGAACGCCGGCGGCGCGAACGAGTCGACCGCGACGGACACGACCGTGGCGACCACCGACGGAGCGACGAACGCCACGACCGCCGGCGAGATGACGACCGGTGAAACGACCGCTGACGAGACGACCGCCGCGGAACCGACGGCCGAAGCGACGGCCGCTGAAGAGACGACTGCCGAGGAGACAGCCGCCGACGAAACGTCCGCTGCGACCGAGGCGACGAGCGCCGGCGAAACGAACGGCTCCGGCGACTCGGGCAACAGCGGTGCGTTCGGTCCCGGCTTCGGTCCCGTCGTCGCGGTCGTGGCGCTGCTCGCGGCCGCGCTGCTCGTCGCCAGGCGGCGCGAATAG
- the cca gene encoding CCA tRNA nucleotidyltransferase: protein MTDDALDTVLARVRERVTPDAEKRARLDEAVARLTDATERAVADRPVDADVVHVGSTARGTWLPGDRDIDLFVRFPSELPREDLERHGLAVGHEVLPDGREEYAEHPYVTGHFDGFAVDLVPCFRVERAADVRSAVDRTPFHTKYLDSRLGSALAADVRLAKAFLAAIGVYGSDLRTRGFSGYLVELLTLEHGGFRSLIETAADWHPPVRFDPEGHGDAGGESFDDPLVVVDPTDPGRNVAAVLSTTNLARFQHYARDLLADPRESAFVPDSPAAIAANEMRTEIDRRSTVPVAVRFDAPDLVADQLYPQLERSRRGVVDALDRRGFDPLRSAAFADDSAVLFVELGVAERPAIERHEGPPVSAREHATAFHEKYADTDCYGPFIEEGRYVVERERTFPSPRAFLESDALFDVALGADVERALAADYTVLVGDETAALADEFGAELSRYFAPKP from the coding sequence ATGACCGACGACGCCCTCGATACGGTTCTCGCACGGGTCAGAGAGCGCGTCACTCCCGACGCCGAGAAACGCGCCCGTCTCGACGAGGCCGTCGCTCGGCTCACCGACGCCACCGAGCGCGCGGTCGCGGACCGCCCAGTCGACGCCGACGTGGTCCACGTCGGCTCCACCGCTCGCGGCACGTGGCTGCCCGGCGACCGCGACATCGACCTGTTCGTCCGGTTCCCGTCCGAGCTTCCCCGAGAGGACCTCGAACGCCACGGCCTCGCGGTCGGGCACGAAGTACTCCCCGACGGCCGCGAGGAGTACGCCGAACATCCCTACGTCACCGGCCATTTCGACGGGTTCGCGGTCGATCTCGTCCCCTGCTTTCGGGTCGAGCGCGCGGCAGACGTCCGGTCGGCGGTCGATCGCACGCCCTTCCACACCAAGTATCTCGATTCCCGACTCGGTTCGGCGCTCGCCGCCGACGTCAGACTCGCGAAGGCGTTCCTCGCGGCGATCGGCGTCTACGGCAGCGACCTCCGCACCCGCGGGTTCTCGGGCTACCTCGTTGAACTCCTCACGCTCGAACACGGCGGGTTCCGCTCGCTGATCGAGACGGCCGCCGACTGGCACCCGCCGGTGCGGTTCGATCCGGAAGGGCACGGCGACGCTGGCGGTGAGAGCTTCGACGACCCGCTCGTGGTGGTCGATCCCACCGATCCGGGACGCAACGTCGCGGCGGTGCTCTCGACAACCAATCTCGCGAGGTTCCAGCACTACGCCCGTGATCTCCTCGCCGATCCGCGCGAGTCGGCGTTCGTTCCCGATTCGCCCGCAGCGATCGCCGCCAACGAGATGCGGACCGAGATCGACCGCCGCAGCACGGTCCCGGTCGCCGTGCGGTTCGACGCGCCGGATCTCGTCGCCGACCAGCTCTACCCCCAGCTCGAACGCTCCCGACGGGGAGTGGTCGACGCCCTCGACCGTCGCGGGTTCGACCCCCTCCGCTCGGCCGCGTTCGCCGACGATTCTGCTGTGTTGTTCGTCGAACTCGGGGTCGCCGAACGACCGGCGATCGAGCGCCACGAGGGGCCCCCGGTGAGCGCGCGCGAGCACGCGACCGCTTTCCACGAAAAGTACGCCGATACGGACTGCTACGGCCCATTCATCGAGGAGGGACGGTACGTCGTCGAGCGCGAACGAACGTTCCCCAGCCCCCGCGCGTTCCTCGAAAGCGACGCGCTGTTCGACGTGGCGCTCGGCGCGGACGTCGAACGCGCGCTCGCGGCCGACTACACGGTGCTCGTGGGCGACGAGACGGCCGCCCTCGCCGACGAGTTCGGGGCCGAGCTGTCGCGGTACTTCGCGCCGAAGCCCTGA
- a CDS encoding winged helix-turn-helix transcriptional regulator, translated as MNGKSSERAATQPPEHAVEESAEWQAVWHGLHRALRGKWAMHVLRLLFEGPRGFNEMRRELDGPTAKTLSERLTELRCHGLVERRVEATSPPSTRYELTPAGRQFVGVLRELEAEVDLVECGCAEDCEVATVDAERTAAATEECC; from the coding sequence ATGAACGGGAAATCGTCGGAGCGTGCTGCCACCCAACCACCGGAGCACGCTGTCGAGGAATCGGCGGAATGGCAGGCCGTGTGGCACGGTCTCCACCGGGCGCTGCGTGGGAAGTGGGCCATGCACGTCCTCCGTCTGCTCTTCGAAGGGCCACGAGGATTCAACGAGATGCGCCGTGAACTCGACGGGCCGACGGCGAAGACGCTCTCGGAACGTCTGACGGAACTCCGCTGTCACGGTCTCGTCGAGCGTCGCGTCGAGGCGACGTCGCCGCCGTCGACGCGGTACGAACTCACCCCCGCCGGAAGGCAGTTCGTCGGGGTGCTTCGGGAGCTAGAGGCGGAAGTCGATCTCGTCGAGTGTGGCTGTGCGGAGGACTGTGAGGTGGCCACCGTGGATGCCGAGCGAACGGCAGCAGCCACCGAGGAGTGTTGTTGA